The Amaranthus tricolor cultivar Red isolate AtriRed21 chromosome 6, ASM2621246v1, whole genome shotgun sequence genome has a segment encoding these proteins:
- the LOC130815492 gene encoding tetraspanin-8-like — translation MKCSNSLVGLLNAITFLLSIPILGGGIWLAHKATTDCEKYLEKPVIALGVFLMLVSLAGLIGACCRVNWLLWVYLLVMFLLIVILFCFTIFAFVVTNKGAGDVVSNRGYKEYKLGDYSNWLQNRVDNSKNWRRIRSCLIDGKICQKLAATNSPQSEFFSKHLSPIESGCCKPPTSCGFTFVSPTNWTKAGTPADSDCNAWDNNPNTLCYDCSSCKAGFLQNLKGDWKKVAVINIVFLVFLIIVYSIGCCAFRNNRWDNGNQYKPYR, via the exons ATGAAGTGCTCCAACAGTCTCGTAGGACTCCTTAACGCGATTACATTTCTCCTCTCAATCCCCATCCTCGGCGGCGGAATATGGCTTGCGCACAAAGCCACAACCGATTGCGAGAAATACTTAGAGAAACCTGTGATTGCACTCGGAGTTTTTCTCATGTTGGTTTCACTTGCTGGCTTAATCGGTGCATGTTGTCGTGTTAATTGGCTTCTTTGGGTTTACCTTTTGGTCATGTTTTTGCTTATTGTTATTCTCTTTTGTTTTACTATCTTTGCTTTTGTTGTTACTAATAAAGGGGCTGGTGATGTTGTGAGTAATCGAGGGTATAAAGAGTATAAACTTGGTGATTACTCTAATTGGTTGCAAAATAGAGTTGATAATTCTAAGAATTGGAGACGTATTAGAAGTTGTTTGATTGATGGTAAAATTTGTCAGAAACTTGCTGCAACTAATTCTCCTCAATCCGAATTCTTTTCCAAACATTTGTCTCCTATtgag TCTGGTTGCTGTAAACCCCCAACAAGCTGTGGATTCACATTTGTAAGCCCAACAAACTGGACCAAGGCGGGAACCCCAGCCGATTCAGACTGCAATGCTTGGGACAACAACCCGAATACCCTCTGCTATGATTGCAGTTCATGCAAAGCTGGGTTTTTGCAGAATCTCAAGGGTGACTGGAAGAAAGTTGCTGTTATCAACATCGTTTTCCTCGTCTTTCTGATCATCGTGTACTCAATTGGTTGCTGTGCTTTCCGTAATAACAGATGGGACAATGGTAATCAATATAAGCCCTATCGTTGA
- the LOC130814942 gene encoding cyclin-dependent kinase C-2-like codes for MAVAAPGQLNLHESPTWGSRSVDCFDKLEQIGEGTYGQVFMAREIETGEIVALKKIRMDNEKEGFPITAIREIKILKKLHHENVIKLKEIVTSPGPEKDEQGRPDGNKYKGGIYMVFDYMDHDLTGLADRPGMRFTVPQIKCYMRQLLTGLHYCHVNQVLHRDIKGSNLLIDNQGMLKLADFGLARSFSNDHNGNLTNRVITLWYRPPELLLGSTKYGPAVDMWSVGCIFAELLHGKPVFPGKDEPEQINKIFELCGAPDEANWPGVTKLPWYANLKPNRPMKRRLREYFRHFDRHALELLERMLTLDPAQRISAKDALDAEYFWTDPLPCDPKSLPTYEASHEYQTKKKRQQQRQQHEEAAKRQKLQHPGAHARLPPIQHSGQSHGQMRPGPNQPMHGSQSSIPAGPGHHYGKARGPSSGGPNRYSQSGNPSGGYNHPNRANQGGGGGYGNAPYSQQGRGYGSSGPRGGGGSGYGGGAPNYQQGGPYGGSGSGRGSNMNRNQQHGWQQ; via the exons ATGGCGGTGGCAGCTCCAGGACAACTAAATCTTCACGAATCCCCTACTTGGGGTTCTAGGAGCGTCGATTGTTTCGATAAATTGGAACAAATCGGTGAAGGAACTTATgg ACAAGTTTTCATGGCTAGAGAAATCGAAACCGGAGAAATTGTTgctttgaagaaaataagaatggaCAATGAAAAAGAAGGG TTTCCAATCACTGCCATTCGTGAAATCAAGATTCTAAAGAAGCTTCATCATGAAAATGTGATTAAACTAAAGGAGATCGTCACTTCCCCTG GTCCTGAGAAAGACGAACAAGGGAGGCCAG ATGGTAATAAATATAAAGGAGGGATCTACATGGTCTTTGATTATATGGATCACGATTTAACTGGTCTTGCTGATCGTCCTGGGATGAGGTTCACTGTTCCCCAGATCAAG TGCTACATGAGACAGCTGTTGACAGGTCTTCATTATTGTCATGTAAATCAAGTACTGCATCGTGATATTAAAG GTTCAAATCTTCTCATAGACAATCAAGGGATGCTAAAGCTTGCAGATTTTGGTCTTGCTCGCTCCTTCTCAAATGATCATAATGGGAATCTCACTAATCGTGTCATTACCTTGTGGTATAG ACCTCCTGAATTGTTGCTTGGTAGCACAAAGTATGGTCCTGCTGTTGACATGTGGTCAGTTGGATGTATCTTTGCGGAGCTTCTCCATGGGAAACCGGTATTTCCTGGCAAAGATGAG CCAGAGCAAATAAATAAGATCTTTGAGCTTTGTGGAGCTCCAGATGAGGCCAATTGGCCAGGGGTTACAAAACTTCCTTGGTATGCCAATTTGAAACCGAACAGGCCAATGAAAAGACGATTACGAGAGTACTTTAGACA CTTTGATCGTCATGCTTTAGAGTTGTTGGAGAGGATGCTGACTCTTGATCCAGCACAG AGGATCTCCGCTAAGGATGCGCTTGATGCGGAGTATTTTTGGACTGATCCTTTGCCATGTGATCCTAAGag TTTGCCCACATACGAAGCATCACACGAGtaccaaacaaagaaaaaacgCCAGCAGCAAAGGCAGCAGCATGAAGAAGCAGCAAAACGCCAAAAGCTCCAGCATCCTGGAGCACATGCTCGTCTTCCACCTATTCAGCACTCTGGTCAATCACATGGCCAGATGCGGCCTGGACCAAACCAGCCCATGCATGGCTCGCAATCTTCTATTCCTGCAGGTCCCGGCCATCATTATGGCAAGGCTCGAGGACCCTCTTCTGGAGGTCCCAACAGATATTCCCAGAGTGGAAATCCCAGTGGGGGATATAATCACCCCAACCGTGCAAATCAAGGTGGTGGAGGAGGCTATGGCAATGCCCCATACTCACAGCAAGGTCGTGGCTATGGTTCGAGTGGCCCACGTGGTGGTGGGGGCAGTGGTTATGGTGGAGGTGCACCTAATTATCAACAAGGTGGACCATATGGTGGTTCAGGTAGTGGTCGGGGATCCAATATGAATCGTAATCAGCAGCATGGTTGGCAGCAATAA